A window of the Acetobacteraceae bacterium genome harbors these coding sequences:
- a CDS encoding AbrB family transcriptional regulator — MAQTQISPSTNTFHTEEKPHSLFEKWAFLLILSIIFTLSFFTVHLGAGLMLGPMLAAVFCAVTGRHIKISRPFFNFAQAVLGALVVGAISATAMATISQHLWIVLFFTFSVIIVSLTMGATLTWRGVVPGTTALWGSSPGGASTMVAICGDFGADPKVAAFMLYFRVALVAFATSLVTYFALPNLSLSLSTLVKLSHELHFDLWSSLGLIAFGTALTLVARIPAVSLLSVLIIGVILKSFGLCDINAPYWLRVPAYTIIGWSIGMRFTKPVLKHVIRILPSVALSAGVVVGACALLSFPLAKLANIDLLSAYLATSPGGLDTIIIISAGAPVNLPIILALQTARMIAVLIVGPALAKPLGRWLEKHAAKPLTKEAEDEDKI, encoded by the coding sequence GTGGCTCAAACACAAATCTCTCCCTCCACAAATACGTTCCATACAGAAGAAAAGCCCCACTCTCTCTTTGAGAAGTGGGCGTTTCTTCTTATTCTCTCCATTATTTTCACCTTAAGTTTTTTTACAGTGCATCTCGGGGCTGGACTCATGCTCGGCCCAATGCTTGCTGCTGTCTTCTGTGCTGTTACAGGCCGGCATATTAAAATCAGCCGACCCTTTTTTAATTTTGCACAAGCTGTTCTGGGAGCTCTTGTTGTCGGTGCGATTTCCGCTACGGCAATGGCGACAATCTCACAACATCTCTGGATTGTTCTCTTTTTTACCTTTTCCGTTATCATTGTCAGCCTAACAATGGGGGCAACTTTAACATGGAGAGGTGTTGTTCCAGGAACGACTGCACTTTGGGGATCTTCCCCTGGCGGGGCGTCCACCATGGTTGCAATCTGCGGTGATTTCGGTGCGGATCCGAAAGTCGCCGCCTTTATGCTTTATTTCAGAGTCGCATTGGTTGCCTTTGCCACATCTCTGGTAACCTATTTTGCACTCCCTAATCTTTCCCTTTCCCTCTCGACACTGGTGAAACTCTCCCACGAACTGCATTTTGACCTTTGGTCAAGCCTTGGACTGATTGCCTTTGGGACGGCGCTCACTTTAGTTGCGAGAATTCCTGCTGTTTCTTTACTCAGCGTCCTTATTATCGGTGTAATTTTAAAATCCTTTGGACTTTGTGACATCAATGCGCCTTATTGGCTCAGAGTTCCAGCTTATACGATTATTGGCTGGTCTATTGGCATGCGCTTTACAAAGCCTGTTTTAAAACATGTTATCAGAATTCTGCCATCGGTTGCCCTCTCTGCAGGAGTGGTTGTTGGGGCATGTGCGCTCCTCTCTTTCCCCTTGGCAAAATTAGCGAATATTGATTTATTGTCTGCTTATCTTGCGACCTCCCCTGGAGGGCTTGATACAATCATCATTATCAGCGCAGGCGCTCCTGTGAACCTCCCAATCATTCTGGCATTGCAAACAGCCCGTATGATTGCTGTTCTTATCGTTGGGCCTGCTTTAGCTAAACCCCTTGGTCGATGGCTTGAAAAACATGCGGCCAAACCTCTCACAAAAGAAGCTGAAGACGAAGACAAAATCTAA
- a CDS encoding bifunctional heptose 7-phosphate kinase/heptose 1-phosphate adenyltransferase, with product MVFSEKKYGRILVIGDVMLDQYILGRIDRISPEAPVPVLREKNLYAVPGGAANVAANLVALGASVKLIGMCGEDSEGQKLRTLLDQLVFEENNLSQLAKAQGAGKVDTSGLIAWKGRPTTVKTRLVSGNQQIARLDREETGEFPVFICQQIIQKAQEALEWAEVVVFSDYNKGCLEGGIFQKIAEFTQKSGKPLLVDPKQADLSFYRGASLLTPNKSELSKATSFSLETEIEIEKALALAAESSGAEILLTRSEEGMSLRKQEGDVLHFPAEKVEVADVSGAGDTVLATIAVMLARGLALEEAVKVAIDAAALAVSRHGTVQITLQSLRQKIKSYLEFGKVIEPFAPIFEQAVEAGRFCKEIREKKKRIIFTNGCFDILHLGHLRLLQKASSLGDYLIVGLNTDASVKRLKGAQRPLQNQEVRAASLAALRWVDMVVLFDENTPAALLKELAPNVIVKGGDYRPEEVVGGEDAEVFLFPLEEGYSTTSFYQKLLRDNQGQKGEL from the coding sequence ATGGTTTTTTCTGAAAAAAAATATGGGCGCATCCTTGTTATTGGGGATGTGATGCTGGATCAGTATATTTTGGGGCGTATTGACAGGATTTCTCCCGAAGCGCCTGTCCCTGTTCTGCGAGAGAAAAATTTATATGCTGTTCCTGGCGGTGCAGCAAATGTCGCGGCGAATCTTGTTGCCTTGGGTGCGAGTGTAAAACTGATTGGAATGTGCGGGGAAGATTCTGAAGGTCAGAAATTGCGTACGCTTTTGGATCAGCTTGTTTTTGAAGAAAATAATCTTTCCCAGTTGGCAAAGGCACAGGGGGCAGGAAAAGTTGATACTTCCGGGCTTATTGCTTGGAAAGGGCGGCCAACGACAGTTAAAACGCGTCTTGTGAGCGGTAATCAGCAGATTGCAAGGTTGGACCGTGAGGAAACTGGAGAGTTTCCTGTCTTTATCTGCCAACAAATCATTCAGAAAGCGCAAGAGGCACTCGAATGGGCAGAGGTTGTGGTCTTCTCTGATTATAACAAAGGATGTTTAGAGGGCGGTATTTTTCAGAAAATTGCTGAATTTACGCAAAAGAGCGGCAAGCCTCTTTTGGTGGATCCTAAGCAAGCTGATTTGTCTTTTTATAGAGGCGCTTCTCTTTTAACCCCTAATAAATCGGAACTTTCAAAAGCAACATCTTTTTCATTGGAGACAGAGATAGAAATTGAAAAAGCTTTAGCGCTTGCCGCAGAATCTTCAGGTGCAGAAATTCTACTGACACGTTCTGAAGAGGGCATGTCCTTGCGGAAACAAGAGGGAGATGTTCTGCATTTTCCCGCAGAAAAAGTGGAAGTTGCTGATGTTTCTGGGGCAGGTGATACGGTTTTGGCAACGATTGCCGTGATGCTGGCGCGTGGTCTCGCACTTGAAGAAGCTGTTAAAGTTGCGATAGATGCAGCTGCCTTAGCCGTTTCACGCCATGGTACAGTCCAAATTACGCTTCAATCTTTGCGGCAAAAAATTAAATCTTATTTAGAATTTGGAAAAGTGATTGAGCCTTTTGCTCCCATTTTTGAACAAGCGGTGGAGGCAGGGCGTTTTTGCAAAGAAATAAGGGAAAAGAAGAAACGGATCATTTTTACAAATGGCTGTTTTGATATTCTTCATCTTGGACATTTGCGCCTCTTGCAGAAAGCTTCCTCTTTGGGAGACTACCTGATTGTGGGCTTAAATACAGATGCCTCTGTTAAACGGCTTAAAGGCGCTCAACGCCCTCTTCAAAATCAAGAAGTTAGGGCTGCTTCTTTGGCGGCTTTGCGTTGGGTGGACATGGTCGTTTTGTTCGATGAGAATACGCCTGCAGCTCTTTTGAAAGAGCTTGCTCCGAATGTGATTGTTAAGGGGGGGGATTACCGCCCTGAGGAAGTTGTCGGCGGAGAGGATGCAGAGGTTTTTCTTTTCCCCCTTGAGGAAGGATATTCGACAACGTCTTTTTATCAAAAACTTTTAAGAGATAATCAGGGTCAAAAAGGAGAGTTATAG
- a CDS encoding FAD-dependent thymidylate synthase, protein MGLTQEQQQEVAELRQEKKQTFRSVVPGLEEILFEPFKMLDHGFLRVVDYMGDDSAIVQAARVSYGRGTKKSLQDKGLIRYLMRHRHTTPFEMCEIKFHVKMPIFVARQWLRHRTASVNEYSARYSVLDKEFYIPAIERIGEQSETNHQGTGDLLAPEKAQQVLELLRSDAERCYRNYETMMGNENEEGLARELARINLTVGTYTQFYWKINLHNLLHFVSLRADPHAQYEIRVYAEKMLEILEVWVPFAAEAFREYRLGAKTLSASMVEAVKRMIAGEKVTREDSHMSKREWLEMCDALDLEA, encoded by the coding sequence ATGGGGCTGACACAAGAACAACAACAAGAAGTTGCAGAATTAAGGCAAGAAAAGAAACAGACTTTTAGATCCGTAGTGCCAGGGCTGGAAGAAATTTTGTTTGAGCCATTTAAGATGCTCGATCATGGTTTTTTGCGGGTTGTTGATTATATGGGCGATGATTCTGCGATTGTGCAGGCTGCCCGTGTTTCCTATGGGCGAGGAACGAAGAAAAGCCTTCAGGATAAGGGGCTGATCCGTTATCTTATGCGTCATCGGCATACAACGCCTTTTGAAATGTGTGAGATTAAATTTCACGTCAAAATGCCTATTTTTGTTGCCCGTCAATGGCTTCGTCACCGTACGGCGAGTGTGAATGAGTATTCCGCACGTTATTCCGTTTTGGACAAAGAATTTTATATTCCTGCGATTGAAAGAATTGGGGAACAAAGTGAAACAAATCATCAAGGAACAGGGGATCTGCTTGCGCCAGAAAAAGCCCAGCAGGTTTTAGAGCTTTTGCGTTCAGATGCGGAGCGTTGTTACCGCAATTATGAAACGATGATGGGCAATGAAAATGAAGAGGGGCTTGCGCGTGAACTTGCGCGTATTAATCTCACTGTGGGAACTTATACGCAGTTTTATTGGAAAATTAACCTCCATAATTTACTTCATTTTGTTTCCCTTCGTGCTGATCCCCATGCCCAGTATGAAATTCGGGTTTATGCTGAAAAAATGCTCGAAATTTTGGAGGTTTGGGTTCCTTTTGCCGCAGAAGCCTTTAGAGAATATCGTTTGGGAGCAAAGACGCTTTCCGCATCAATGGTGGAGGCTGTTAAGCGCATGATTGCAGGTGAAAAAGTCACAAGAGAAGATTCCCATATGAGTAAACGGGAATGGCTTGAAATGTGTGATGCTTTGGATTTAGAGGCTTGA
- a CDS encoding NifU family protein translates to MSDLQETMIPVLIDVQETPNPLVRKFALGRSVTGSFDTVELVDFAQSRKISDFGAELFEYPETKRVFLGRDFVSVMVQTETSWESFSPLVLSKISEYLSANKPFVKEGVSAESKEDEAEVSPEDRVVVQQIKDLIEDRVRPAVARDGGDIIFRSYHDGIVYLVLKGACAGCPSAQATLKNGVERLLKHFIPQVLEVRQAS, encoded by the coding sequence ATGAGCGACTTACAGGAAACAATGATCCCTGTTCTAATTGATGTGCAGGAGACACCTAATCCGTTGGTGCGTAAGTTTGCTTTGGGACGTTCTGTTACAGGTTCTTTCGATACGGTTGAGCTAGTTGATTTTGCGCAGTCTCGGAAGATTTCTGATTTCGGGGCAGAGCTTTTTGAATATCCAGAAACGAAAAGAGTTTTTCTCGGGCGCGATTTTGTTTCTGTTATGGTACAGACAGAAACGTCTTGGGAAAGTTTTTCGCCGTTGGTTTTGAGTAAGATTAGTGAATATCTTTCTGCCAATAAGCCTTTTGTAAAAGAAGGTGTTTCGGCAGAGTCTAAAGAAGATGAAGCTGAGGTTTCTCCAGAAGATAGAGTCGTTGTTCAGCAAATTAAAGACTTAATTGAAGATCGTGTCCGTCCAGCTGTTGCCCGTGATGGGGGAGACATTATTTTTCGCAGCTACCATGATGGCATTGTCTATCTTGTGCTCAAAGGGGCTTGTGCGGGCTGTCCTTCCGCGCAGGCAACATTAAAAAATGGTGTTGAAAGATTGTTGAAACACTTTATTCCGCAAGTGCTAGAGGTTCGTCAGGCTTCCTGA
- a CDS encoding malonic semialdehyde reductase — protein sequence MSLESASLDQETHKLEGQRIFTECRTPKTFLGKKIDSKILEDLYDLLKWGPTSGNSAPARFLFLTDSEAKEALLPALSPGNIESLRSADVIAAICYDPLFFNALPKIGSQAGLKEWFAADVALSEETAFRNSTLQGGYLILAARMLGLDVLPISGFDAPMVEELFLRKQGWRVNFLAGLGYAEKQTLPNGAPLPRLPRLPFEEACEIR from the coding sequence ATGTCCCTTGAGAGTGCTTCCTTAGATCAAGAAACCCATAAGCTTGAGGGACAGAGGATTTTTACAGAATGCCGGACCCCCAAGACATTTTTAGGTAAAAAAATTGATTCTAAAATTTTAGAGGATTTGTATGATCTTTTGAAATGGGGGCCAACTTCTGGAAATAGTGCGCCAGCACGTTTTCTTTTTTTAACAGATTCCGAGGCAAAGGAAGCTTTACTGCCAGCCTTGTCTCCAGGGAATATTGAATCGCTTCGTTCAGCAGATGTTATTGCAGCGATTTGCTATGATCCTTTATTTTTTAATGCTCTCCCAAAGATTGGAAGCCAAGCGGGGTTAAAGGAATGGTTTGCAGCAGATGTGGCATTAAGTGAAGAGACTGCATTTCGTAACTCGACCCTTCAGGGAGGGTACTTGATTTTAGCCGCGAGAATGCTGGGTTTAGATGTTTTGCCGATTTCAGGTTTTGATGCCCCCATGGTTGAGGAGCTTTTTTTGCGGAAACAGGGCTGGCGTGTGAATTTTCTCGCAGGATTAGGCTATGCTGAAAAACAAACACTTCCAAATGGTGCGCCATTGCCCCGTTTGCCACGACTGCCTTTTGAAGAAGCCTGCGAGATTAGATGA
- the tsaB gene encoding tRNA (adenosine(37)-N6)-threonylcarbamoyltransferase complex dimerization subunit type 1 TsaB produces MISLVLNGACVGVEKGNMVALVDGEGRLLAQEFIEGRTGSNLFPAVTARLLESIAPRQPDQVVAVRGPGSFTGLRSSLALAKGLSMGWACPLRAVSLGSALRETLDAPDALILSLARRGYVFVDSPHQEIQSLPIEKALEFLTEDVKLAAGDAVSGEQKIPEIVEKILSIGIMQGAVPYPSAQGIVKAAEALSKEAVDWLPLYIDPPKISRPKVADRPPPIGFE; encoded by the coding sequence ATGATTAGTCTTGTTTTAAATGGGGCCTGTGTTGGTGTTGAAAAAGGGAATATGGTTGCTCTTGTTGATGGAGAGGGGCGGCTCTTAGCGCAAGAATTTATTGAGGGGAGAACCGGTTCTAATTTGTTCCCAGCGGTGACAGCTCGACTTTTAGAGTCTATTGCGCCACGGCAACCAGATCAGGTTGTTGCTGTGCGCGGTCCTGGTTCTTTTACAGGTCTTCGTTCAAGTTTGGCGCTTGCAAAAGGTCTTTCAATGGGCTGGGCATGCCCTTTGAGGGCGGTTTCTTTAGGGAGCGCTTTACGGGAAACACTTGATGCGCCTGATGCGCTGATTCTCTCTCTGGCCCGAAGAGGCTATGTTTTTGTTGATTCCCCTCATCAAGAGATACAATCCCTTCCGATTGAAAAAGCGCTCGAATTTTTAACGGAGGATGTCAAACTTGCCGCAGGCGATGCGGTTTCTGGAGAACAGAAAATTCCAGAAATTGTTGAAAAAATACTTTCTATTGGGATAATGCAAGGCGCTGTTCCATACCCTTCTGCTCAAGGGATTGTTAAAGCCGCAGAGGCTCTTTCGAAAGAGGCGGTCGATTGGCTGCCTCTCTATATTGATCCGCCTAAAATTAGCCGTCCAAAGGTTGCGGATCGACCGCCGCCTATTGGGTTTGAGTAA
- a CDS encoding GNAT family N-acetyltransferase codes for MKIPSQDESFLLRKREITLVYAALMAEMDKECFASDLCWSEDLFVSALETGAWGELLIIEDTPVGFQLCRSLLGETEILTLGILPKFQGKKLGRQLISSVFEGAKKRQAEEIFLEVEEGNLPARALYVGAGFKVIGMRRNYYGKERHALVMRCNLKEGATSTF; via the coding sequence ATGAAAATTCCCTCACAGGACGAATCTTTTTTACTTAGAAAACGAGAAATTACTTTGGTCTATGCTGCCTTAATGGCGGAAATGGACAAAGAATGCTTTGCTTCGGATCTTTGCTGGTCAGAGGATTTGTTTGTTTCCGCTTTGGAAACAGGGGCATGGGGTGAGCTTCTCATTATAGAGGATACGCCTGTCGGCTTTCAGCTTTGCCGTAGTCTTCTAGGTGAAACAGAAATTTTGACTTTGGGAATTCTACCAAAATTTCAAGGTAAAAAACTAGGTAGGCAGCTTATCTCTTCTGTTTTTGAGGGGGCAAAGAAACGCCAAGCAGAGGAAATTTTTTTAGAAGTTGAAGAGGGCAATTTACCTGCGAGAGCGCTGTATGTCGGGGCAGGTTTTAAAGTGATTGGTATGCGTAGAAATTACTACGGAAAAGAACGGCACGCCCTCGTAATGCGCTGCAATTTGAAAGAAGGTGCAACTAGTACTTTTTAG
- a CDS encoding sulfurtransferase TusA family protein, giving the protein MLQKSPDKMTPAFLDARKLHCPMPSVHLRMALDTLEPNQTLEMLAIGETAFSNAKTLLAMLHYPEPEILLKDATTGEWKILIYPKKY; this is encoded by the coding sequence ATGCTGCAAAAGTCTCCTGACAAAATGACACCTGCTTTTTTAGATGCCAGAAAACTCCACTGTCCTATGCCCAGCGTTCATCTTAGAATGGCTCTTGACACTTTAGAGCCTAATCAAACGTTAGAGATGCTAGCAATCGGTGAAACAGCTTTTTCCAATGCAAAAACGCTCTTAGCAATGCTCCATTATCCAGAACCCGAAATCCTTTTAAAAGATGCGACAACAGGAGAATGGAAAATCCTCATTTATCCTAAAAAGTACTAG